One genomic window of Paenibacillus xylanilyticus includes the following:
- a CDS encoding ABC transporter substrate-binding protein yields the protein MRKKWMSGFVTLALSTVLVLSGCSSNEGAGNSPAPAEGSEPPAEVTEAQDTMIMGRGGDSVALDPAIVTDGESLKIGHQVFDSLLDYKEGETEVVPGLAESWEISADGLKYTFKLKSGVKFHDGTDFNADAVVFNFNRWSDPASEYKFEGDSFDYYDSMFGPEDGRVIKEVKAIDETTVEFTLNQPQAPFLQNIAMTPFGIASPTAIQEKKENFKSEPVGTGPFVFVEWKRNDSITLEKNPNYWKEGLPKLNKVIVRSIPDNTARFNALQNGEIDVMEDLNPDDLSILEGNSELQKIERPPFNVAYIGFNFKKKPFDDVKVRQALNHAVNKQGIIDAFFAGQAQPAVNPMPPTLWGYNDAIEDYPYDLEKAKALLAEAGFPDGLPDPVTFYAMPVSRPYMPDGKKVAEAIQADFEKIGVTVNIESPEWATYLDDAKAGEKDDIYMLGWTGDNGDPDNFLYTLLDKDAIPGNNRSFYVNEELHVLLTEAQKETDQDKRAELYKQAQVIIKEDAPWIPLVHTTPILAGKANLKGFVPSPLGSESYANAYFE from the coding sequence ATGAGAAAGAAATGGATGTCCGGTTTTGTGACTCTGGCTTTGAGCACCGTCTTGGTGTTGTCAGGCTGCTCCAGCAATGAGGGGGCTGGAAATTCGCCTGCTCCGGCGGAAGGCAGTGAGCCGCCAGCCGAAGTGACGGAAGCGCAAGATACGATGATCATGGGCCGCGGCGGGGATTCGGTGGCATTGGACCCTGCAATTGTGACAGACGGGGAGTCGCTGAAGATTGGGCACCAGGTCTTCGACTCATTGCTGGATTACAAGGAAGGCGAGACGGAGGTCGTTCCTGGTCTGGCAGAGAGCTGGGAGATTTCGGCGGATGGCCTGAAGTACACGTTTAAGCTGAAGTCTGGTGTGAAGTTCCATGATGGAACAGATTTCAATGCCGATGCTGTTGTGTTTAACTTCAACCGTTGGAGTGATCCGGCGAGTGAATATAAATTTGAAGGGGATTCCTTCGACTATTACGATTCCATGTTTGGGCCAGAGGATGGTCGTGTCATCAAGGAAGTGAAGGCGATTGATGAGACGACTGTTGAGTTCACGCTGAACCAGCCGCAGGCGCCTTTCCTGCAAAATATCGCGATGACCCCATTCGGTATTGCCAGTCCAACAGCCATTCAGGAGAAAAAAGAGAATTTCAAAAGCGAGCCCGTGGGCACAGGTCCATTTGTATTCGTAGAGTGGAAGAGGAACGACTCCATTACCCTGGAGAAAAATCCGAATTACTGGAAAGAGGGCTTACCGAAGCTGAACAAAGTCATTGTTCGTTCGATTCCGGACAACACGGCACGCTTCAATGCCCTGCAAAATGGCGAGATTGATGTCATGGAGGACTTGAACCCGGACGATCTGTCCATTCTCGAAGGTAACAGTGAGCTGCAAAAGATCGAGCGTCCACCGTTCAATGTGGCGTATATCGGCTTTAACTTCAAGAAGAAACCCTTTGACGATGTAAAAGTAAGACAAGCCCTCAACCACGCGGTGAACAAGCAGGGCATTATTGATGCGTTTTTTGCCGGACAGGCTCAGCCTGCCGTGAACCCGATGCCGCCAACCCTGTGGGGTTACAACGATGCCATTGAGGACTACCCATATGATTTAGAAAAAGCAAAAGCATTGCTGGCCGAAGCCGGCTTCCCGGACGGATTGCCAGACCCAGTGACGTTCTATGCCATGCCGGTGTCCCGTCCTTACATGCCTGACGGCAAGAAGGTGGCCGAAGCGATCCAAGCTGATTTTGAGAAAATCGGAGTGACCGTCAACATCGAATCGCCGGAGTGGGCGACATATCTCGATGATGCAAAAGCCGGAGAGAAGGACGACATCTACATGCTCGGCTGGACCGGAGACAACGGCGACCCGGATAACTTCCTGTACACGCTGCTGGATAAAGACGCCATCCCGGGCAACAACCGCAGCTTCTATGTAAACGAAGAGCTGCATGTGCTGCTGACCGAAGCGCAGAAAGAAACGGATCAGGACAAACGCGCCGAGCTGTACAAACAGGCTCAAGTCATTATCAAGGAAGATGCACCGTGGATTCCACTTGTGCACACGACACCTATTCTGGCAGGTAAAGCAAACCTGAAAGGTTTTGTGCCTTCCCCACTGGGCAGCGAATCCTATGCAAATGCTTATTTTGAATAA
- a CDS encoding ABC transporter permease — protein MNSYIVKRILVLLPVLLGMTLIVFSIIHAIPGDPAETILGQKATEQSKQALRDQLGLDKPWFQQYFAYLGDLLQGDLGTSIRTKVPIAQEIVPYLTATLELTMASMLFAVIIGVNAGIVSAWKHNSWFDYCCMVIALVGVSMPIFWLGLMEQWLFANKLHWLPSIGRMNARDPVDAITGLYVLDTMIAGRWDQLWTVTKHLILPSVALGTIPMAVIARMTRSSMLEVMSSDYIRTAKAKGLGPFFVVYGHALKNAFIPVLTVIGIQTGSLLGGAVLTETIFAWPGVGRYIYEAISSRDYPVIQSGILIVAFFFVLINLIVDLLYAVFDPRISYK, from the coding sequence TTGAACAGTTATATTGTCAAACGCATACTCGTGCTGCTGCCCGTACTGCTCGGCATGACCCTGATCGTCTTTTCCATCATTCATGCCATTCCGGGCGACCCGGCGGAGACGATACTTGGGCAAAAGGCAACCGAACAGTCCAAGCAAGCCCTTCGGGACCAGCTCGGACTTGATAAACCGTGGTTCCAGCAGTATTTCGCTTATCTTGGCGATTTGCTCCAAGGAGACTTGGGCACATCCATCCGTACCAAGGTGCCTATTGCCCAGGAAATCGTACCTTACCTGACAGCGACGCTCGAATTGACGATGGCAAGTATGCTATTTGCCGTCATTATTGGCGTAAATGCGGGGATCGTCAGCGCATGGAAACATAACTCCTGGTTCGACTACTGCTGTATGGTTATTGCCTTGGTTGGTGTATCAATGCCAATCTTCTGGCTCGGTCTGATGGAACAGTGGTTGTTTGCCAACAAGCTGCACTGGCTGCCGTCCATTGGACGAATGAACGCACGTGATCCCGTCGATGCTATCACCGGTCTCTATGTTCTGGATACGATGATTGCCGGTCGTTGGGACCAGCTGTGGACTGTAACCAAACATCTCATCCTGCCAAGTGTTGCGCTTGGAACAATTCCGATGGCTGTTATTGCCCGGATGACTCGCTCCAGCATGCTTGAGGTCATGAGTTCGGATTATATCCGCACCGCAAAGGCGAAGGGACTCGGTCCGTTTTTTGTCGTATATGGACATGCACTCAAAAATGCCTTTATTCCGGTCCTGACCGTTATCGGCATCCAAACCGGCTCTTTGCTCGGCGGCGCGGTACTGACTGAAACAATCTTCGCTTGGCCTGGTGTGGGACGCTATATATATGAAGCGATTAGTTCGCGGGATTATCCGGTCATTCAGAGTGGCATTCTGATCGTTGCCTTCTTTTTCGTATTGATCAACCTGATTGTCGACTTACTCTATGCTGTGTTTGATCCACGAATCAGCTATAAGTAG
- the nikC gene encoding nickel transporter permease produces MAKLSTNTGQSIEAVSAGASGPWREAWRTFRRNRLALAGLIIIVFFILLAFLAPYISPYDYKEQVLTDRLQAPSAEHWFGTDDLGRDVFSRVLYGARISLWVGFFSVIGSIIAGALLGLVAGFYGKWADMLISRLFDILLAFPGILLAIAIVAILGPSLQNALLAIAIVNIPTYGRLVRSRVLSLRQEEFITSARTLGANNMRILFRHILPNSLTPLIVQGTLGIGTAIIEAAALGFLGMGAQPPDPEWGKMLSDSRQFLQKAPWTLIFPGLSIMLTVLGFNLLGDGLRDTLDPKMVK; encoded by the coding sequence ATGGCCAAATTATCAACCAACACCGGACAATCCATAGAAGCAGTATCGGCAGGTGCATCCGGTCCATGGCGGGAAGCCTGGAGAACATTTCGCCGCAATCGGCTGGCGCTCGCCGGACTGATCATTATTGTGTTTTTCATCCTGCTGGCCTTCCTTGCGCCATACATTTCTCCTTATGATTACAAGGAACAAGTGCTGACGGATCGGCTTCAGGCCCCTTCGGCAGAGCATTGGTTTGGTACCGACGATCTGGGGCGTGACGTATTTTCCCGAGTGCTTTACGGAGCGCGTATCTCCTTGTGGGTGGGGTTCTTCTCGGTGATCGGTTCCATTATTGCGGGAGCATTGCTTGGACTAGTTGCCGGGTTTTATGGAAAATGGGCAGACATGCTCATCTCGCGTCTATTCGATATTCTGCTGGCCTTTCCGGGCATCCTGCTCGCGATTGCCATTGTGGCAATCCTGGGTCCCTCGCTGCAAAATGCATTACTCGCCATAGCTATCGTCAACATTCCGACCTACGGACGATTGGTGCGTTCGCGTGTACTTAGCTTGAGACAGGAGGAATTCATTACATCTGCCCGCACACTGGGCGCAAATAATATGCGTATTCTGTTTCGCCATATCCTGCCGAACAGTCTTACCCCGCTGATTGTTCAGGGAACACTGGGCATCGGGACAGCCATTATTGAGGCGGCCGCACTGGGGTTCCTCGGCATGGGTGCACAGCCGCCTGACCCGGAATGGGGGAAAATGCTATCGGATTCACGTCAGTTTTTGCAGAAGGCGCCGTGGACGCTTATCTTTCCCGGCCTTTCCATCATGCTGACGGTACTCGGCTTCAACCTGCTCGGGGATGGATTGCGTGATACCCTTGATCCAAAGATGGTGAAGTAA
- the htpG gene encoding molecular chaperone HtpG: MAKKQFQAESKRLLDMMINSIYTQREIFLRELISNSSDAIDKIYYKALTDDTLVFNKEDYYIKLTIDKENRTLTLTDTGIGMSQEELENNLGVIAKSGSLAFKKENEAKDGHNIIGQFGVGFYSAFMVADKLTVTSKTLGSNEAWKWESEGADGYTITPAEKDSVGTEIVLTIKQNTEEDSYDEFLEEYRLRSIIKKYSDFIRYPIKMDVTSQRPKEGTENEFEEYKEEQTVNSMVPIWRKNKSELTEEDYNNFYMEKRYGFDKPLKHLHISADGAVVYNAILFIPESTPFDYYTKEYEKGLELYSNGVLIMDKCGDLLPDYFGFVKGMVDSEDLSLNISREMLQHDRQLSLIAKNIKNKIKSQLQSLLKDDRESYEKFYQAFGRQLKYGVYSDYGVNKDTLQDLLLFSSSKEKKLVSLDEYVSRMPEDQKYIYYASGESIERIEKLPQIEGVLDKGYEVLYFTEDIDEFAIKMIMNYKEKEFKSISSGDLGIEDSEDKEKNEAEDNDNKELFEAMQAQLAGKVKAVKASKRLRSHPVCLSTEGELTIEMEKILKAMPNSENVQADKVLEINVNHDVFKSLKDAYAQDKEKLTLYTSLLYHQALLIEGLPIQDPVEFTNDICKVMV, translated from the coding sequence ATGGCCAAGAAACAGTTCCAGGCAGAATCCAAACGTTTGCTGGATATGATGATCAACTCCATCTATACCCAAAGAGAAATCTTTTTGAGAGAATTGATCTCCAACTCCAGTGACGCCATTGACAAAATATATTACAAAGCTCTTACCGACGATACGCTTGTCTTCAACAAAGAGGATTACTACATCAAGCTGACCATCGACAAAGAGAATCGTACACTTACGTTGACTGATACCGGAATCGGGATGAGCCAGGAAGAACTGGAGAACAATCTCGGGGTTATCGCGAAGAGCGGCTCGCTGGCGTTCAAAAAGGAAAATGAGGCCAAAGATGGCCATAACATTATCGGACAGTTCGGAGTTGGTTTCTACTCCGCGTTTATGGTGGCGGACAAGCTGACCGTAACGAGTAAAACGCTGGGCAGCAACGAAGCTTGGAAGTGGGAGTCTGAAGGTGCGGATGGATACACAATTACTCCAGCTGAGAAAGATTCCGTAGGTACGGAAATCGTCCTGACGATTAAACAGAATACCGAAGAGGATTCCTACGATGAGTTTTTGGAAGAGTATCGCCTGAGATCCATCATCAAGAAATATTCCGACTTCATTCGTTACCCGATCAAGATGGATGTGACAAGTCAGCGTCCGAAGGAAGGTACGGAGAACGAGTTCGAGGAGTACAAGGAAGAGCAAACCGTGAACAGCATGGTGCCGATCTGGCGCAAAAACAAAAGCGAGCTGACCGAAGAAGATTACAACAACTTCTATATGGAAAAACGGTACGGTTTTGACAAACCGCTCAAACACTTGCATATCAGCGCGGACGGCGCTGTGGTATACAATGCCATTCTGTTTATTCCGGAGAGCACGCCGTTTGATTACTATACCAAAGAGTACGAAAAAGGCCTGGAATTGTACTCCAACGGTGTCCTGATCATGGACAAATGCGGCGATCTGCTGCCGGATTACTTCGGATTCGTCAAAGGTATGGTTGATTCGGAAGACCTGTCCCTGAACATCTCCCGTGAAATGCTGCAGCATGACCGTCAGCTGAGCCTGATCGCGAAAAATATCAAAAACAAAATCAAGAGCCAACTGCAAAGCCTGCTGAAGGACGATCGCGAGAGCTACGAGAAGTTCTATCAAGCGTTTGGACGTCAGTTGAAATATGGCGTATACAGCGACTATGGCGTAAACAAGGATACACTGCAGGATCTGCTGCTGTTCTCTTCTTCCAAAGAGAAGAAACTGGTCAGCCTGGACGAGTACGTTTCCAGAATGCCGGAAGATCAGAAGTATATCTACTACGCATCGGGTGAGTCCATTGAGCGGATTGAGAAGCTGCCTCAGATCGAGGGTGTACTGGATAAAGGATATGAAGTGCTGTACTTCACGGAGGACATCGATGAATTCGCGATCAAAATGATCATGAACTACAAGGAAAAAGAGTTCAAATCCATCTCCAGCGGTGACCTGGGTATCGAAGACAGCGAGGACAAAGAGAAAAACGAAGCAGAAGACAACGATAACAAAGAGTTGTTTGAAGCGATGCAAGCACAGCTCGCAGGCAAAGTAAAAGCCGTCAAAGCTTCCAAACGCCTCAGAAGCCATCCGGTATGTTTGTCCACCGAAGGTGAACTGACCATCGAGATGGAGAAAATCCTGAAAGCCATGCCGAACAGTGAGAATGTACAGGCAGATAAGGTGCTGGAGATCAACGTCAACCACGATGTCTTCAAATCCCTGAAAGATGCTTACGCACAGGATAAGGAAAAACTGACCCTGTACACAAGCTTGCTGTATCACCAGGCCTTGCTGATTGAGGGATTGCCAATCCAAGATCCGGTAGAGTTCACAAACGACATCTGCAAAGTGATGGTGTAA